One Litorilinea aerophila DNA segment encodes these proteins:
- a CDS encoding IS701 family transposase, which produces MELSELKEWAKDFEGFHSRFAPYFGRREVREQAVKYLHGLVSPVERKNGWQLAEAIGDKTPDATQRLLYSANWDEDGARDELQHYVSAHFGDDEGIGVVDETGFLKKGEKSAGVQRQYSGTAGKTENCQLGVFLSYVSPKGHAFLDRRLYLPESWCDDPQRRAEAKIPEDVLFQTKPQLAVEMLRHAWAAGVPMRWVTGDEVYGEAAYLRDAVAESGRWYVLAVRSHSSVWLERPEVGVPPWQGWGRRPVRERVVDEEAQPIPILALVASWPENRWQRLEVAEGEKGPRIYDWACRRIVEQQEQLPGRDAWLLVRRSVSDPDDLAFYLSNAPAETDLLTLAQVASTRYTVEQCIEEGKGETGMDQYEVRHWHSWYRHITLSMMAHAWLASLRLRRNEKKGRLNPFLPS; this is translated from the coding sequence ATGGAACTGAGCGAATTGAAAGAATGGGCGAAGGATTTTGAAGGGTTTCACAGTCGTTTTGCTCCCTACTTTGGACGACGAGAGGTACGCGAACAGGCGGTCAAGTACCTGCACGGGCTGGTCTCGCCGGTGGAGCGCAAGAACGGCTGGCAGTTGGCGGAAGCCATAGGCGATAAGACGCCGGATGCGACCCAGCGCCTGTTGTACAGTGCGAACTGGGACGAGGACGGGGCTCGAGATGAGTTGCAGCACTACGTCAGCGCCCATTTTGGCGACGATGAGGGAATCGGTGTGGTAGACGAGACCGGTTTTCTCAAGAAGGGAGAGAAATCGGCGGGGGTCCAGCGGCAGTACAGCGGCACGGCGGGCAAGACGGAAAACTGCCAACTGGGTGTCTTCTTGAGCTACGTCAGCCCGAAAGGTCACGCCTTTTTGGACCGCCGTCTCTATCTGCCGGAGAGCTGGTGTGATGATCCCCAACGCCGGGCTGAGGCCAAGATTCCAGAGGATGTGCTTTTTCAGACCAAACCCCAACTGGCGGTGGAGATGTTGCGCCACGCCTGGGCCGCTGGTGTCCCCATGCGCTGGGTGACCGGCGACGAGGTCTACGGTGAAGCAGCCTATCTGCGCGACGCCGTGGCCGAGAGTGGTCGTTGGTACGTCTTGGCCGTGCGTTCCCATAGCTCGGTCTGGCTCGAACGTCCGGAGGTGGGTGTCCCTCCCTGGCAGGGCTGGGGCAGAAGACCGGTCCGGGAACGAGTCGTCGATGAGGAGGCCCAACCCATTCCGATTCTGGCCCTGGTGGCTTCCTGGCCGGAGAACCGTTGGCAGCGCCTGGAGGTAGCCGAAGGTGAGAAAGGCCCACGCATCTACGATTGGGCCTGCCGACGCATCGTAGAACAGCAGGAGCAACTGCCCGGACGAGATGCATGGCTGTTGGTACGCCGCTCTGTATCCGATCCCGACGACCTGGCCTTCTATCTCTCCAATGCACCGGCTGAGACCGACCTCCTCACTCTGGCCCAGGTCGCCTCCACCCGCTACACCGTCGAGCAGTGCATCGAGGAAGGCAAAGGCGAAACCGGTATGGATCAGTATGAGGTGCGTCACTGGCATAGCTGGTATCGACATATCACCCTATCCATGATGGCCCATGCCTGGCTCGCCTCGCTTCGTCTCAGGCGGAACGAAAAAAAGGGGAGGCTGAACCCTTTCTTGCCGAGTTGA